The nucleotide window catttttttatgcaattcagCTTTCAATGTGCCTTATGCCAGTTCAACATCCTTGGACCATGATTGTTTTCGATTGATGCAATTGTAGACAATCCATTTCATCACTAGTggtgatttgtttcaaaaaaggGTTGACTTCATTGCATTTGAGATGCATATcgcaaatattgatttattatgttaaatatatctCTTTCTATTCATGCAGGATCTCCAAATATTGAGTTTCTCAATGAGTCCAAGACATTTGATGTGATTTTCAGTTGTTGTGTATGATAAAATTAATCTCTCATACTGTTATATGATGATCTGATTCaattatggaataaaatatgttgaaaatgtttatttttgcacTCCACATTAAAACTGACCATAAACTTAACAGGTGCAAACAAAATTATGCACAATTTGCTTCTAAAGTATGTATGCTAAAAGTGACAGCTGTCAaatcccaaaagaaaaaaaatcataatactgACAGAAGtccttaaaaacaaacataaagctTTCTactcttaaaaattgaaattactttcttgccaaccCCAGTATATAGgaaaaacattagatttataaatacaaaaagaaattagtaaAGTGACTATTAGTATAATGACAATTACTGACAATTAGTATACCGACTCACAGTATGAAGTTGATATCTGATGTAAATTcctagagaaaataattttactttaaggtAGTATAAGAgttcaattaaaaacagtaattataacTCAAATTACTGATTTGGACCTTGAAAAAGTTGAAATgggtattttaaataatgataaaatgttaaaacattttgctttcagtggtttattattatttatagtgatAAGGATGCCAAAAAAAACActtgtttgatgtaattaaactaaattaaaattaatattatattagataCATACGAAGTTCAATATCAATATCTGTTTGTCTTATAAGTGCAGGGACACTAGGATATAGTCTAAGTGTTTCTTTTATTACTCTATCCAAATAATCAAGACGATTCAAATCTTCTATGGTTGATTCTCTCTCAGAGTCACCAAATACTTCatccaattctttaaaaatgttttcctagaaaaaaagttgtttaaaaaagaaaatttaatttaagccaTTATTAAACATACTTGCAAATATTTATGAGTGTTATgatctatttttattcaatataaatttaattatttaacattacaaatGGTATCAATTATATTAAAGCAGGTTTGTGAAACTTGAAGGGAAAGTAGATGTTAGTATGCATATAAAATAGTTCTGCTTTGTGTAGCCAACTTCATTacaaaagagtataaaaaaatttaatttaaacaataaaatgcatCCTACATTTATAAGAACAttgtggaataaataaatataggatTATTTTAATGCTAGAGAGATGTGTGAGTGAAGTGGAGAATCTGGTAAAGGATAggcattttaatgaattttcttggCTTGCTATTCCCTAAAAGGACTCATTTTGATGATTTACTGTTATTCTGTAGAGGAAGTCATTCTTTTGTTCCATTGCAAGtatcgaaaaaattaaatggaagagtttttaaatgaagatttatCTTCTTCAAAGATGACTtgaagatttgttattttttgtcatcattgTTGCTTAATATTGGATTGTTGTAATATAATGGTATGTTGTTTGATGACATTCTGATGTaagaaggatattaaaaaaagccCTTTGAATTTGAGAACACAGCAACTGTTAAGTTGCTTGCTACAGATCTTGTTGTTTCTTTTCTTGAAAAAGGAGAAGTCATTAGTTTTTTgtggaataatatattttttaaattctggattaaaaaagttcattaattatAGATCATAATAGATACTAAatctactagatcgtggataccggcattctttggtggttgggtttcaattaaccacatgtctcagaggtggtcaacctgagactgtacaaatgAATGTCACttacattcatatacatcatccacattcatcctctgaagtattaccttatggtggttccagaggctaaacagaaaaagaaaagaagagagaTCACAGAGTACAAAAATTGatgttttctttcaaaattatgaaattacgtTATGCcatttaattgttttctatttatctaaCATAAGGAGGTGAGAAATCAAACTAGCATAATCTGTATTGTAATTTCATGTACAGTGTTTCAACAATCGTTAAGTAATTCTCtacttttgttaaagttttaatgATTATTCATAGATTGACTAAGCAATCTCattaattttcaatgtattttcaGTAGATTATCATGAGAAAAATTTCATGAAGATGTTCATGTTTTCCAAAAGAGAATTACCAAAGTGATTTTAGTGCCTAGTTATTAAAGTGTTGGTTAAGAGTTAGGtgtatggttattaaaaaaacaaactttatttgattgcgtaaaaattaattaaagttttatctgTCTCATGCTTTTAATGAGACAgtaattttcaatgtattttcaGTAAAACTGTTACACAAAGTAAAAGTAgtcttaaaataagtaaatatcatataataaaaacaatttaattttcagcTATAGCCAGTATACctacaaatttaaagtaaatacagataattaaaatatcttacctAGTATGCAATTTTCCTATTCTCATATTATATTAGAAACTTGTTTTTCATGTTCTAATAGCATAAGCATGTTTCTAAAGTACATATTGTTACatctattaaaaacaattcacttcaaattattttttctactatgtgattttaaaaattggttataaaataaattgtaataaaatataaaataatgaaaattataaactacttgtaaaacatgtttttaattttcaacttcttAATCTAAGAAGGAATTGAAAACTTAGATCATAAGTTGCCTACAAGAGTATTTGCTATACTAATGTCAtagtacattttaatatataataatactaatatccCTGTCGCAGCTACGTCcatgctgtatggttacttgcgtttcctatCATGATCAGGGAATGTTTAGTCACGGGACGTTAGCTAGAGCTCTGCCTCCCTAGACCCtcttgtgttcattaaactcatgcttatgaaaataataattataaataaaaattaaggcctattcaatttataaaaattattagtgtattgtaattttttcagaccaacagtttggtcagtacaggacctgaaactttgagtgatttGAATAATGTGGGTTTGAAATAGtaggcctccatcttaaaaatagtagttataactGGCTACCCGTCTTCATAAGGGTAAAACTGTATTTTACCCAGTTCTTAGCGTTACCTGATAACACCACTATGAAGTGACTGTAGTTTGtatctcatttcattttttaaattatacattttttttatttaattttttacccaaGTAACTGGAGGTAAGTGCAGCCTCTCATGTAtcatatacagtaacagtggcagtgtgTGTTGAGCCACCACGATGTACACCGTTGCacaccttaaaaaatcaaaattcaaaaaaatccgaaaatggtatttagatatttatctaaagagtatttgcaagccccaatctagtgaatcttgtttaatattgttggaagtggggaaaatttgcaattattgcttaaattttttacctttcttcacccctttcaaggccgaatttcaaataatctagaaactagtttttagatattcacctgaagattacacacaccaataattaaatttatatcttcatttgttgtcgagaaattaaaataaaatagccaggactaaaaacaaaaaatcaaaatttattttatcctttaaaacttgaaatttcaaaaaattcttacttGGTGTGCACTTAAATCTTAAGAACATGtatgaaaattttcatcagtttatcttcagtagtttttgctaggcATTGATGAATTAGTCAGATAGAACGAgatgctttataggtacagatattaAAGATTATgtgtattatgaaaattaatgaatttccttaacaataaaaattttatggaaaattttcttgaaatatttttattttactttgaaaaaaaacataagtagaagatatttaaaatataaatacaataataaaacaacaaaaattttaaactataaataaaaaacaactttataatgaggcatttaaaccaaataaacatattgtaatatatttgagGCCTATTAGTAATAGTATTGTGTTAACAGTTACCTAACTAGGTAATGCgacatatttatatagaaaaaaccaATATGTCATTTAAAACAAGACTTTCAGAACGCACGACTTTTACACTAGAAggtatgcaaaaataaaataacaaaacatctaACTTATTTTGgcacttaaaaaaacaaacatatagtATAAAGGGGAATGCATAAATTTAAAGGTGAAtacaaattattactttacattattcatattttatattaataaatatgaacaatttgaaaaaatgttatatttataaatttaaaaataaaaaatgtcaacgaATTCATTGGCAGAATACAGGGgaactattttgtttaaattagtgAAGAAGAGATAATAGATGATTATTATTCAAGTGAATATATTCAGATGATATTATGATGATTATTCTactgtgtttattataaatactgataatttaattcaattacgtGTAAATTTCTGACACGTAACATGGTTatctgacatttaaaaaaaattattctattgatttatgtaatttttaaaaatctacattttttgaaaagcTGATGAAAGTATCTTAAGAAATTCAACATAATAATGGTCATTAAAAtaagatacaaatttaaaaaaaaaataattttcactgctTAGTTGAattcactaatttatttattacataaaaaatatgtatttataataaaatatttaacaaaattatatacaggTGTTTCAAAGttacattgtaatatttatttttggtctgAGGGTAAAATGAAATCATATGGAAATTCTTAGGACCCAATTTAAGAAGGAAATTTCATGGGTTTATAAGATCTTTGACATGACAAATTGAATCAAATTGGAGACAGTGGATCTATGATGGACAGTTGTATCTCTAGtagtagtttttgataaaattgttataaagcctaaaaaggagttaaaaaaattatttttttttggtttgccaAAAATTAACATTGTTACATTGCTCATAAACAaataagaatttctaaaaaaaatcagtaaataaactcattttgagaaaatcgatgtaaacaaaattaatagaaaacaaagAGCGATaccaaatattcaataattaaatcaaaacagattagaatatacagaaaaatattacaaatttaaatgaaacataagaaaaatcttctttttaatgctacatttaaatgttaaaacaaatttaattactgatacatatatgtgtattatatataaaataatgtaaaatttaattttaatatttcataaatttaaatttaaaaaaaaatatatatatatatttaacagagaaaaatatgaaaaaaaaaaatacgttaataaCTTTCATCTTTTCACATTTAGAACTTTTTTTCACATTAGTATACTTTTTTTGTGTACAAAAAGTATAAAGCCTGAATGGGACACAAACCCAGGATTTTTCTGATGAAAGGCATGGACGCTATCACACTATTATAGAGATCAGTACAAGTATTTCAAGTTTTCAAAATGttaactgtaaaaatttataatttgattaataagatgacattatttcatttaaattacacaGATATCCACTGACCTCCCAGtttcatttatatgaattttaaaaagaattataataaacatttaacctaaaaaaaaactcagttaattttctaaattctgtTAATCTAAGTCATTAtcatttatctaattaaaaataaaaacaaaacaaagttgaTTACCTGAACTTCAGGATTATGTCCCAGCATAAAGATTGCTGCAGTAATTGCCGCTGATGTTGTATCATGTCCCTAAAAGTACAaatgacattaaataataataacaataatgaataacCTGTAGCGTCAGTTTATTCTTAATCAAATCTTTCCTCTAGACCTAAGGTTAATTTTTCTACTCACTTCAAACATGAATGTATCAACTTCTTCTCTAATATCATCTATGCTTAAGAGTCCTGGATCATTTTCATTAAGTTCAAGGAGGCAGTCTAAAAATGTCCTTAAACATTGCTTtcctataaaaaatgaatttcataaattaaaagaagaaatgaataaatgtaaaacagcaatattacaaaataaaaaatttagctttttttgGTCCTCTGGAGTTTTATAAttcttgtatgattttttttactagcatttttattaaatcaaagtaaaatttattatttttttataaagcatttaTTATAGAATCTTCCACGGTAAGATTCTATCTATGGCATCTATCTTGCATGGCAAGATAAAATTAGTctgtttaagaatattaaatgcTATAACCATAGCTGTTGCGACTTTCAAAAAAGGCACATCCATTCCAAAAAGTGGTAAGTATCATATGTCATTAATAGGGAAAATGAGATACAAGTTACTTCCTGTCAAATTCTGTTGGCATGCATCTTTACAACACCTTCACTCTACTACAGGACCTGGTCCTCATAATGAAGATCAGAGAAAACAACTCTTGTAACTATTGTATCTCATGTCCTTTGTGTCATACTCATAACAAAGGACCGGGATAAATTgtttaaagcaacaaattaatgtagccCTTTCTGCAAGaggaaaatatattacactcGCTGACTACACTCAGCATGGGATTAATTGTGTAGGTATTAATAGTGCAGTTATTTCAGAGTGGAATAATAAATGGACAGGTAGACAAAATATTCTGTAAGTGATACCACTTAAAAGTATTCTTAtacatgaagaattttacaattcacaaaataatattttaatgggtTATACTTTAGAGCATTACTTTAGTTTCTATAataactatttgtttttattttcctggctgAAGCTGATATATACTGCTGCTATAGCACTCAACAGCAACAGTAAAGTATACAGCAAGTATAGCTGCAACATTTAAAGTATAtagattgctaaaaaaaaaaaaaaaatctaaaatttgttttcttttttaattgtgtgGCTTAAGGAggcattaaaattttcatttaaacaaaaaaatagatttaagggAGTAGTCaactagatattttattttttatttaatttcatgtgaattattttttagataaccTTTCTGTACACCACAGATCAAGAATtttgtgcaatttaaaaaaaaaaattcaccaaaatatCATGTACACATGCTTTGTTATAATGTTTCCAGTGTTTTAAAATCCTGCAGAAAAGtttacagaaaatgtaaaaacatctttagtaaattattaattgcaaATTTAGGTCCAACATCATGAATTTCTGAAAGTTCGGATTATTGAAAATCAAACTATTAGTATACAATCTTTCTGTGCTAAGGTCACCTGTACTTACATGAGAAAGCCTTTGGTTCATTATCTTGAATCTCAGAAGCTACCAGGGCAACTAGATTTTTTGCcaaactttttttatcataatttgatttttgttctcttatattttatttatgtgaagCATGTCGTTTTGTcagtttcattataatttatttgatacactaataaactaatcaaataagaattataacaaatgtagacaaaaaaagaagaaagaaatacaaATGTCTGTACCTACAACCAATACATAACTTATGGCTAACTTCATAACCTAAGCAGTACAATAACATGTGAACAGTGTTTTAAAAACGCcaccttatttaaaaatgaaaaaaacaatcatacaggtaaaagaaaaataacatgaagaaatataactcaaaaaatgacaagaagatgaatatgaaggggaagaaaatgttaagaacaagggaagaataaaaaaaaattagagaggatgatgaatataaagagagaaaatttgagaACTAGAGAACGTGTTCACAAAtcaagatcagaagaattacatcaaaccaaagagctTAAATGActggcaataaaaaacaaacaaacgaaatgatgatcaactctgacttaggaagaatattgttcaacaatatcagaggaataatgaactaaaaaataagaatatttagcaatttattaaaaatcgggtATGTATGGTTCAGTGTATATGTTCTTATGAGggctatttttcagtcactctgtagttaactttaatgtagataaaattaaacagaaattccagaataattaaataatttaaacagaaattaaactagaaaatccaaaaataatatttaatttataattttcaattaatgttaaataatcagatgtttcacaaaattaatttacatatacacttatgtaattcctattaaattacatttacacatttttaaaagtacataaaattttatttcactaataatttttttttattatctttgaattattatttattgtaaaatttttttacaatatttattgaattattaacccaatcataggttaataattattaaatcaatttatttaaattaaaaaaaagaaaagttaaaaaaataaataaaaaatgttaaaaaaacaaaaggagatgttttaatctgattcgaaccgatgtgtctccctttaagatctaaatatttcattaattaaaattttaattttaattttgattgcaatcaaaaagggaggtgcacaactagatgatacaacagtgataatttcaaaatttcaacattctacggctaattgtgtttgaattatgtgagatacatatgcacAGACGtagtatgtacagacgtcacaccaaaactattcaaaatgaattcagggatcgtcaaaatggatacttccattaaaatctgaaaaccgaaatgttcactatcacaatacttcctttacttcgtacaaggaagaaattaaaagatttaagtaGACTCAAACAAGAATTttatgcttaataatttttttaaaaataaatatcattgaaatttattacaatcctttttttagtatgttgatgaagaaataatgctttttttctatttagccttcggaaccaacataaggtactacttcagaagatgatatgtacgaatgtaaatgaagtgtagtcttgtacaatttcaggtcgaccattcctgagatgttaattgaagcccaacaataaatttattatacttctatCATTAATATAtcaacattaatattttctttaccttGTACACGATCCGTGCTCTGTTCAGAacttttcttctcttttctttctttaataatctaaaattaaataagctttaaaaacagatataataaattatagttgtgaaatttattattactttactagtagaataaaatacagattttctaaaaaaaacttcttaatgtAGAggttaacattatatttttaactacttagaactgtaaaaatatttaagacatataaatattatatgtctTAATTCACACAAACAAATTACTTACTCATATTTACAGACACTTATACACACATCTGTACATAAGCGAGTCAATATTTACATACAACTACAAAGtctgcaatataaaaaaatactgtttggaacaaaagaaattaaattgttaataccTTACACAAAGGttgttaaaacctttttataaaaactttattttattatttctttatgtattttttataattatagtttaaaatatataataatcaactGGGGTAAGCCTAGGATAATCTGGTAGTTAGTCAACAGATTTGGCTCCAACTGGGGTTACCTATACATATAAGAAAGTATATCTGTTCACCCAATTATCTGTCAGTTTTTGCATTCACATTATATATGACTGACCAACAAGATTTTGATGCCTTGGGAGTCCTCAACTTTTTTCACCTTCAGGTCAACCTGTATTGACTTTTTTCTAACCTGTATTGGCTCGAGAGCTGCAGTCCAGtacaaataatactttaaacaaatcttttttgttttgcttttatagGCCTATATTGCTATCGTAAACCAAAAACatgtatcattataaaaattattttttgcagaaattttctaaattttttttaattttcatatttcaatctgtacttatgatataatttattaatcaccagttattcaattttcttaaaatgttaggttgttaaagttttatttttgaagaaaactgAGATATGCCCATTTGGATAAGGAAGCTCTTAAActgttatattcattaaattctgttttgtggtGCTTAGTATAgcactttatttattactaacttgtcagataatgaatgaaattaaagatGATCTTAATagcagtttatatattaaatcttttgaatatattttataaatgtggaagcatttaaaaaatagactaaaaatattaataccgaatataaatcagctgttcttataaccatatgtttattagtaactttacagtgttgtcactttggctgccaaaaaaactagtctcattattttatttacagaactcGTATGTGTATGTCCGACACACATATTTGTATAACATtcctaattattataaatcttaatactttgttaattgttattttgtaatttaatcatcATGCATAGagctaaatgaataaaaatcaataaatttatgaatgttattcAGTTATCTCACCATTTTTGTGAATGAatgtaaagtttttaatgttCTATTACATTCTCTGCCAATAGGAGTCAGATTAAATATCCAGTTATGAAACAGCCATGGGGTAAATAGTCTAGTCatgtttatattattcattctgaaatgtggaaaaattattaaattaaaaaattctatttcggggttagtaataattaactaaaaaattaactactaCTAATTATTTTGCGAATAGTAGACCTTgataaatttatactgaatttaGCAATTTAATCatagaatgaaatttaattattaaagggaaaattaaaataaagtataaaatagaataaatgattGCAACTAGTTGtggaagattttgttaaaaattatcgtataatcattaataatggaAGTGCTAATTCCAAGGACATTAGACATCACTGATTGAAGAGAGTTTTGAAGGTACTTTCAACTTTCATTATATATCAATGTTAtctttccaggtttttttttttaataaattatctgggaggaaaataataaaaaaacgtttactgAAAACcatcgttaaataaataaagatttttaacagCTATGATAAAcggtaatagaaataaattggaaaataagactgctttcaaaaaatgtttcttaaaatttgctAGTAGcctgaaggctaacttttgcattcATCAGGTGCACTCTCTATCAAACAGATCACGATTATTcggaaatgtgtgtgtgtgtgtatatatatataaagtttgtctgatTGTTTTTTACACCgactactttca belongs to Lycorma delicatula isolate Av1 chromosome 1, ASM4794821v1, whole genome shotgun sequence and includes:
- the LOC142317598 gene encoding cytochrome P450 4V2-like, whose protein sequence is MPNNVHGSECVNEKKVRMNNINMTRLFTPWLFHNWIFNLTPIGRECNRTLKTLHSFTKMIIKERKEKKSSEQSTDRVQGKQCLRTFLDCLLELNENDPGLLSIDDIREEVDTFMFEGHDTTSAAITAAIFMLGHNPEVQENIFKELDEVFGDSERESTIEDLNRLDYLDRVIKETLRLYPSVPALIRQTDIDIELHGV